Proteins from one Pseudomonas grandcourensis genomic window:
- a CDS encoding DUF4347 domain-containing protein, translating into MQGSGRSFSGVHLRPQRQALALEPRILFDGAAASATADQQHSDPTASPAAVDAPVPHATPTEGRAATEQAPSAARSLLVLDSRIENRDQLLAQLPGNVTAIVVNVGEDGLAAISAALAQLGKVDSIQVMSHGAAGQFTLGNRTITSDNVDQLGQTLGQWRNNLTQGADIQLYGCDIGAGMAGKTLVTELARWTGADVAASSNDTGSTRAGGDWTLETRVGDIDKSIAISSAAMASFDGLLADAAPTASLPVAGSNVLLGDNFSFTVNFSNTSTQTGFAPFINLALPTTGRDGNDGVNFISASYLGQNLVSHLVTFDASGNATHPLAKDANGNFLVINASTYGMRAGDTLVVIELPFASVTNAQPVIPVQINASLSNLADTSFSNGTPDLTIRTSGGFEFGNDALDNPTNDPSLIQAGTAAFVVHPTVITFDETLSTPEGETATGPNYGRTLTLSVTPAPGQTLSNVVVTQPLPDNVQVTAITPGAGGRLTSITLHDGTVVTNPAQIAVLIAADNVYLSSFSVTYASLAGKTDTVVAFYVPEVDANGLPVINPVTGDDVAITLDAPSASGQWVPLDPRDVTAPNTTIDFSGSGVTTQFIAKSITLLKTVTVQNDIGHTGITPGDTLQYNLNLAISDYFAFGKDAFNAGQLIIRDQLSDGQTLTGTPTLTVTINGVTQTITLVTTVVNNADGSTSMAFDIAQSLRNSFALRGWLNGDLAFDQQLQGAMLAVLSYSAIVGQTYKPPSGNPQPEINEGDELGNSAVVDGTLLQDPLNLTGQSETDGSATTSVIPTSVVDISLVEVNNGTPPASGELRPGDEVTFQLSYDLVTGDYEQFKLTAYLPLPLFNVTGVTWATGSDVGQWQIGPGNTNAGGVVSVTSANGNSVVFDFGSFTTPDTTGSRIVIRFSVRVGDQPFADQRSLDVLAQSSQQTTLTDRTLISSDVAVIVSVAEPVLNIKHGVVSGTNGTVSNTTGSWNPPGSTGVPFNGSVTSLAAVDGNIINIDGGDRLRLVTAIENSGGGGAFDVSTSITLPTGLSFVGGSEPADLPG; encoded by the coding sequence ATGCAAGGGTCAGGACGTTCATTTTCAGGCGTTCATCTTCGTCCGCAACGCCAGGCGCTTGCGCTGGAACCAAGGATTCTTTTCGACGGTGCGGCCGCTTCCGCGACGGCCGATCAGCAGCATTCTGACCCGACTGCCTCGCCTGCAGCGGTTGACGCCCCCGTTCCTCATGCGACCCCGACCGAAGGCCGTGCCGCCACCGAGCAGGCACCATCGGCTGCACGCAGCCTGCTGGTGCTCGACAGCCGTATCGAAAACCGCGATCAACTGCTGGCCCAATTGCCGGGCAATGTCACCGCCATAGTGGTCAACGTCGGTGAGGATGGCCTGGCGGCGATTTCCGCGGCGCTGGCGCAACTGGGTAAAGTCGATTCGATCCAGGTCATGTCCCACGGCGCCGCCGGGCAATTCACCCTGGGCAATCGCACCATCACCTCGGATAACGTCGACCAACTCGGCCAGACCCTCGGACAATGGCGCAACAACCTGACCCAGGGCGCGGATATCCAGCTCTATGGTTGCGACATCGGCGCGGGCATGGCCGGCAAAACCCTGGTCACCGAACTGGCCCGCTGGACCGGCGCCGATGTGGCCGCCTCCAGCAATGACACTGGCAGCACCCGGGCCGGCGGTGACTGGACACTGGAAACCAGAGTCGGCGATATCGACAAGAGCATTGCGATCAGCAGCGCCGCCATGGCCAGTTTCGACGGCTTGTTGGCCGATGCCGCACCCACCGCGAGCCTGCCCGTCGCCGGCAGCAATGTATTGTTGGGTGACAACTTCTCGTTTACCGTGAACTTCAGCAACACCTCCACCCAGACCGGTTTTGCCCCCTTCATCAACCTGGCGCTACCGACCACCGGCCGGGACGGTAATGACGGCGTTAACTTCATCTCCGCCAGTTACCTTGGCCAAAACCTGGTCAGCCACCTGGTAACGTTCGACGCGTCGGGCAACGCCACTCACCCGTTGGCGAAAGACGCCAACGGCAACTTCCTGGTCATCAACGCGTCGACCTACGGCATGCGCGCCGGCGACACACTGGTGGTCATCGAACTGCCCTTTGCCAGCGTCACCAACGCACAACCCGTCATCCCGGTACAGATCAACGCCAGTCTCAGCAACCTGGCCGACACCAGTTTTTCCAATGGCACCCCGGACCTGACCATCCGCACCAGCGGCGGCTTTGAGTTCGGTAACGACGCCCTGGACAACCCGACCAACGATCCCAGCCTGATTCAGGCCGGTACCGCCGCGTTTGTGGTGCATCCGACGGTCATCACCTTCGATGAAACCCTGAGCACCCCGGAGGGTGAAACCGCGACCGGCCCGAACTATGGCCGTACCTTGACCCTCTCAGTAACCCCCGCCCCGGGCCAGACGTTGTCCAATGTCGTGGTGACCCAGCCGTTGCCGGACAATGTTCAAGTCACCGCCATTACCCCCGGGGCCGGTGGCCGCCTGACCTCCATTACCCTGCACGATGGCACGGTGGTCACCAACCCGGCCCAAATCGCCGTGCTGATCGCCGCCGACAACGTGTATCTCAGCTCGTTTTCCGTGACCTATGCCAGCCTTGCGGGCAAGACCGATACCGTGGTCGCGTTCTATGTACCGGAAGTCGACGCCAACGGCCTGCCGGTCATCAACCCGGTCACCGGCGACGATGTGGCCATCACCCTCGACGCCCCCAGTGCGTCCGGTCAATGGGTACCGCTTGACCCACGGGACGTCACCGCGCCGAACACCACCATCGATTTCAGCGGCTCCGGCGTCACCACGCAGTTCATCGCCAAATCGATCACGCTGCTCAAGACCGTCACCGTGCAGAACGATATCGGCCACACCGGCATCACCCCCGGCGACACCTTGCAGTACAACCTGAACCTGGCCATTTCCGACTACTTCGCCTTCGGCAAGGACGCCTTCAACGCAGGGCAACTGATCATTCGCGACCAACTCAGTGACGGCCAGACGCTGACCGGCACCCCGACCCTGACCGTTACCATCAACGGCGTCACGCAGACCATTACCCTGGTCACCACCGTCGTCAACAACGCCGACGGCAGCACATCGATGGCGTTCGACATTGCCCAGTCGTTGCGTAATTCGTTTGCCCTGCGTGGCTGGCTCAATGGCGACCTGGCGTTTGACCAGCAACTTCAAGGCGCGATGCTGGCGGTGCTCAGCTATTCGGCCATCGTCGGCCAGACCTACAAACCACCTTCAGGCAACCCGCAGCCGGAAATCAACGAGGGCGACGAACTGGGGAACAGTGCGGTGGTCGATGGCACCCTGTTGCAAGACCCCCTCAACCTCACCGGCCAGAGCGAAACCGATGGTTCGGCGACCACCAGCGTGATCCCGACCAGCGTCGTCGATATCAGCCTGGTCGAGGTCAATAACGGCACCCCGCCGGCCAGCGGTGAACTGCGCCCTGGCGATGAAGTGACGTTCCAGCTCAGCTACGACCTGGTCACCGGTGACTACGAACAGTTCAAGCTCACGGCCTATCTGCCATTGCCACTGTTCAACGTGACCGGCGTGACCTGGGCCACGGGCAGCGATGTCGGCCAATGGCAAATCGGTCCCGGCAACACCAATGCCGGCGGCGTGGTCAGCGTCACCAGTGCCAACGGCAACTCGGTGGTCTTCGACTTCGGCAGCTTCACCACGCCCGACACCACTGGCAGCCGCATCGTCATCCGCTTTAGCGTGCGCGTGGGCGACCAGCCCTTTGCCGACCAGCGCTCGCTGGACGTACTGGCGCAATCGAGCCAGCAAACCACCCTCACCGACCGTACCCTGATTTCCTCCGACGTCGCGGTGATCGTGTCCGTGGCCGAGCCAGTGCTGAATATCAAACACGGTGTGGTTTCCGGCACCAACGGCACCGTCAGCAACACCACCGGCAGCTGGAACCCTCCGGGCAGCACTGGCGTGCCCTTCAATGGCAGCGTCACCAGCCTGGCGGCCGTAGACGGCAACATCATCAATATCGACGGCGGCGACCGCCTGCGCCTGGTCACCGCCATTGAAAACAGCGGGGGTGGCGGCGCCTTCGATGTCAGCACCAGCATCACCCTGCCGACTGGCCTGAGCTTCGTCGGCGGCAGCGAACCTGCAGATCTACCGGGGTGA
- a CDS encoding outer membrane beta-barrel protein: MLLRNLGFASLLSLLSFQALADDKGLYLGAGVSSIQTDESRLDDDDTSYKVYAGYRVNNYLAFEGAYVDLGQFKDKNVDFEGKSAQAAAHLGFPLGDRMRVFGSVGAHAWDADGNATDDDTGVDLTYGVGLEVDVFRNIGLRAEYEVLEVGEIDLNQTTASAYMLF; encoded by the coding sequence ATGCTACTTCGAAACCTTGGCTTCGCTTCATTGCTATCGCTGCTGTCTTTTCAGGCGCTCGCTGATGACAAAGGTTTATATCTTGGAGCTGGCGTAAGCAGCATACAGACCGACGAATCCAGACTGGACGACGACGACACCAGCTACAAGGTTTATGCCGGGTATCGCGTCAACAACTACCTGGCCTTCGAGGGTGCCTACGTCGACCTGGGTCAATTCAAGGACAAGAATGTCGATTTCGAAGGCAAGTCGGCCCAGGCTGCCGCCCATCTCGGCTTTCCGTTGGGTGATCGGATGCGGGTGTTCGGCAGTGTCGGCGCTCACGCCTGGGACGCCGACGGCAATGCCACCGACGACGATACCGGGGTTGACCTGACCTACGGTGTCGGCCTGGAGGTCGATGTCTTTCGCAACATCGGCCTGCGCGCTGAATACGAAGTCCTGGAGGTCGGAGAGATCGACCTGAATCAGACGACCGCATCCGCCTACATGCTTTTCTGA
- a CDS encoding EAL domain-containing protein, translating into MVATYKALLGRHAITVCLIAAAGWAAWLCAGGLAEPFIARKLNNVYADLRAAQVEPNAQIDKVLETLGDLDRSGQECSVEQYSQLADLVKNLRFVDQAAIQLPNGKVCSSYGQELPSILAGSEKRKFSVGKRTYWVDAGNRVSADTDFIIVSEQSTYVWANKKILLDNLKFPEDLQLDLIGPGGAVPIASTGHNPLTMRKPFHLEELVTSADKVLIAFAGNRNELISVISLPLSYLTSLKFKLFIGLACVFTALLLLARCIQRHYTSTAVRLRNALKANTLGVHYQPIVNLTTGYLVGAESLSHWNDNGTQVPADVFIPVAEKSDLIRKLTRSVIRQVAEDYSTYLWACKDFYITVNLCAQDIQDPNFPDYVASVLATYNMPASAMTFEITERTLLDQKPAAMQLRRLRACGHRIAVDDFGTGYSNLSLLDSVPFDILKIDRSFIADDRIAAKDALWRHIARLAKSLRLKVVAEGVETQEQLPHLVSEGVLLAQGWLFCKALPIQALARRYFQCPANIPPYDPKISINDFY; encoded by the coding sequence ATGGTTGCCACATATAAAGCGTTACTTGGAAGGCACGCAATCACTGTCTGTCTGATTGCTGCAGCGGGTTGGGCCGCATGGCTCTGCGCCGGAGGACTCGCGGAGCCATTCATTGCACGGAAGTTGAATAACGTTTATGCCGATCTGCGTGCTGCTCAAGTGGAGCCCAATGCGCAGATCGACAAAGTACTGGAAACCCTCGGCGATCTTGATCGTTCGGGTCAGGAATGCTCCGTCGAGCAATACTCGCAACTGGCTGACCTGGTCAAGAACCTGCGATTCGTTGATCAAGCGGCAATCCAGTTGCCCAACGGCAAAGTCTGTTCCTCCTACGGACAAGAACTCCCGTCGATACTGGCCGGTAGCGAGAAACGCAAGTTCTCCGTTGGAAAGCGAACCTATTGGGTGGATGCCGGGAACAGGGTTTCTGCGGACACCGACTTTATCATTGTGTCGGAACAGTCAACCTACGTCTGGGCAAACAAGAAGATCCTGCTCGACAATCTGAAGTTTCCCGAGGACCTGCAACTGGACCTCATCGGCCCCGGCGGCGCAGTGCCCATTGCCTCTACGGGCCACAATCCGCTGACGATGCGCAAGCCGTTCCACCTGGAAGAACTGGTCACCTCGGCAGACAAGGTCCTGATCGCCTTTGCAGGCAACCGAAATGAACTGATCTCCGTCATTTCTCTTCCGTTGAGCTACCTGACAAGTCTCAAATTCAAATTATTCATTGGCCTTGCGTGCGTGTTCACAGCTCTGCTCTTGCTCGCAAGGTGTATTCAACGACATTACACCTCTACCGCCGTACGGCTGCGCAATGCCCTTAAAGCCAACACCCTGGGCGTTCACTACCAGCCTATCGTCAATTTGACGACGGGCTATCTGGTGGGCGCCGAATCACTTTCCCACTGGAACGACAACGGCACCCAAGTGCCTGCGGATGTTTTCATCCCGGTGGCGGAAAAGTCCGACTTGATCCGCAAACTTACACGTTCGGTGATTCGACAAGTGGCGGAGGATTACAGCACCTACCTTTGGGCCTGCAAGGACTTCTACATTACGGTCAATCTTTGCGCCCAGGATATTCAGGACCCGAACTTCCCGGACTATGTGGCCAGCGTTCTCGCAACCTACAACATGCCTGCGTCCGCCATGACCTTTGAAATCACCGAAAGGACCCTGCTCGACCAGAAGCCTGCCGCCATGCAATTGCGACGGCTTCGTGCGTGCGGACACCGCATTGCCGTGGACGACTTCGGCACCGGCTATTCCAACCTTTCGCTCCTCGATTCAGTGCCTTTCGACATTCTGAAAATAGATCGCTCATTCATCGCAGACGACAGGATCGCGGCCAAGGACGCCTTGTGGCGCCACATTGCCCGGTTGGCCAAGTCGCTAAGGCTCAAGGTCGTAGCCGAAGGTGTCGAGACTCAGGAGCAACTGCCGCATCTGGTTTCGGAAGGGGTTCTACTGGCGCAAGGCTGGTTGTTCTGCAAAGCGCTGCCAATCCAGGCGTTGGCAAGACGCTACTTTCAATGCCCGGCAAACATCCCGCCCTACGACCCAAAAATATCAATCAATGACTTCTATTAA
- a CDS encoding helix-turn-helix domain-containing protein, whose product MSIAPPDEIFHLSAALPSQLNRTIGKWEMSLIPIEHEARIRQHKLFHSPQLQCSRLEFDSSVTLVSSVPAGCVTFAISQAPIGRPVVNDHKLRPDEVIVLHSDESVHYTCEPNETLFTITTTLENYDRCRQHHPVMDILANRTQHSFQAENFQFIQSAIQAISACCVDINDAASAQRSEAEGSAIESVVLASLLRSLTPAGGVSRKVPTRRKVAIQAIQYIHENTKKTLTIKSLVRQLETTTRTLHFGFIETFGMSPIAYIRNLRLASARRDLINKTWPTVTETAMFWNFHHLGRFSKAYQMAYGETPSETARRNSDRPRNTTSPAYNKVAGARNYR is encoded by the coding sequence ATGAGTATCGCACCGCCCGACGAGATCTTTCATTTGTCTGCCGCATTGCCGAGCCAACTGAATAGAACAATAGGCAAATGGGAAATGAGCCTTATCCCGATTGAACATGAGGCGCGCATTCGGCAACACAAACTGTTTCACAGTCCGCAACTGCAGTGCAGTCGCCTTGAGTTCGACTCATCCGTGACCCTGGTCAGTTCTGTCCCTGCCGGATGTGTGACATTCGCCATCTCCCAGGCCCCGATTGGCCGCCCCGTCGTAAACGATCACAAACTACGACCTGACGAAGTCATCGTATTGCACAGCGATGAATCGGTGCATTACACCTGCGAACCGAATGAAACACTGTTCACCATCACCACGACACTGGAAAACTATGACCGGTGCCGCCAACATCACCCTGTCATGGATATCCTTGCAAACAGGACACAACACAGCTTCCAGGCTGAAAACTTTCAATTCATACAATCGGCCATTCAAGCCATCAGCGCTTGCTGTGTCGACATCAATGACGCTGCTTCAGCACAACGCAGCGAAGCAGAGGGTTCGGCAATTGAAAGTGTGGTACTCGCTTCTCTGTTGCGGTCATTGACACCCGCAGGCGGTGTCAGTCGCAAAGTCCCGACAAGAAGAAAGGTGGCGATACAAGCCATACAGTACATCCATGAAAATACAAAAAAAACGCTCACTATAAAATCGCTCGTGAGGCAACTGGAAACCACGACTCGCACCCTGCACTTTGGCTTTATTGAAACGTTCGGGATGTCGCCAATCGCCTATATCAGAAACTTGAGACTCGCGAGCGCCCGTCGCGACCTGATCAATAAAACCTGGCCCACCGTCACAGAAACCGCGATGTTCTGGAACTTTCACCATCTGGGCCGGTTTTCCAAGGCGTATCAGATGGCTTACGGAGAGACACCGTCGGAAACGGCCCGGCGCAACTCAGACAGGCCCAGGAACACGACCTCGCCCGCTTACAACAAGGTCGCTGGCGCTAGAAATTATCGTTAA
- a CDS encoding winged helix-turn-helix domain-containing protein → MSYTFKLKNGAMAVFDPDNAMLSITTPHGDVQNSTLGRAESRLLDLLLMEPGVTKSRDEIIDYTWNDRVVASGSLNQTVFSLRNILNDSRDHEILMTVPRRGYCFNRQCVVDAEADVPAPREETAPPPAPATEQLPPPGGDEPLASSGKTSQSTRLTKAHLIAYVVTLAVVAFTVFQFDFDAPKIEISSIDKNGLVIHAVGSDLAEAQTLMDLSVKQTEQLLPNLKGQVWINLYKANYSVSCIRQDQSTANLQLNSSERDLALMIRQCLEITL, encoded by the coding sequence ATGAGCTACACCTTCAAGTTGAAAAATGGCGCCATGGCGGTATTCGACCCCGACAACGCCATGCTTTCCATTACAACACCCCATGGAGATGTACAGAATTCCACGCTAGGTAGAGCTGAGTCGCGCCTGTTGGACCTGCTGCTCATGGAGCCGGGTGTCACTAAAAGCCGCGATGAAATCATCGACTACACCTGGAATGACCGCGTGGTTGCCTCCGGCAGTTTGAATCAAACGGTTTTCTCACTGCGCAATATTCTCAATGACAGTCGAGATCACGAGATCTTGATGACTGTTCCTCGACGAGGATATTGCTTCAACCGGCAATGCGTAGTCGATGCAGAGGCAGACGTACCGGCACCCCGAGAGGAAACAGCGCCGCCACCCGCGCCCGCCACTGAGCAACTACCGCCACCGGGTGGTGATGAACCATTGGCATCTTCAGGTAAAACCAGTCAATCCACCCGCCTTACAAAGGCCCATCTGATCGCTTATGTCGTTACGCTGGCAGTCGTTGCCTTTACTGTTTTTCAATTCGACTTCGACGCGCCAAAAATTGAAATTTCCAGTATCGACAAGAATGGACTGGTCATACACGCCGTGGGCAGCGATCTTGCCGAGGCTCAAACGCTGATGGATCTGTCGGTCAAACAAACTGAACAGCTACTGCCAAACCTGAAGGGCCAGGTCTGGATCAACCTGTATAAAGCCAATTATTCCGTTTCGTGCATTCGCCAGGATCAAAGCACTGCCAATCTGCAATTGAACAGCAGTGAAAGAGACCTCGCCTTGATGATTCGCCAATGTTTGGAAATCACCTTATGA
- a CDS encoding DUF3313 domain-containing protein, whose protein sequence is MGMSNKWIAGIALSCVFQVGCVSKVAQQEQYSGFLGNYQGLEEQTTPSEQKVLRWVSPGFDPRAYSTVVFRQMELYPSLQPTARVSLKTLQDLQLMTSNSVKTAFARRYAIVPYPQLAPSDSRSLILQAAITHVSANNEGMHWYEAVPIGAIVGATQAATGHRDQTAEMYIEANLIDAKTGMPVAKIVRKVFGETVKNAEQPIVANDFKVALKGMTDDMQALLLKR, encoded by the coding sequence ATGGGCATGTCGAACAAATGGATTGCGGGAATTGCTTTGAGCTGTGTATTTCAGGTCGGCTGTGTCTCGAAAGTCGCGCAGCAAGAGCAATACTCGGGCTTCCTGGGCAACTACCAGGGCCTGGAGGAGCAAACTACGCCGAGTGAGCAGAAAGTATTGCGCTGGGTCTCGCCAGGGTTCGATCCTCGCGCGTACTCCACTGTGGTGTTCCGGCAGATGGAACTGTATCCATCGCTGCAGCCGACCGCGCGCGTCAGCCTGAAGACCCTGCAAGACCTGCAATTGATGACCAGCAACAGCGTCAAGACCGCCTTTGCCCGTCGCTATGCGATCGTCCCTTATCCGCAGCTTGCGCCGAGCGATTCACGGTCGCTGATTCTGCAGGCCGCGATCACTCACGTCAGCGCCAACAATGAAGGCATGCACTGGTATGAGGCTGTTCCAATCGGCGCCATTGTCGGGGCGACACAAGCAGCCACCGGGCATCGGGATCAGACCGCCGAGATGTACATCGAAGCCAACCTGATCGACGCCAAAACCGGGATGCCGGTCGCGAAAATCGTGCGCAAGGTATTCGGCGAGACCGTCAAGAATGCCGAGCAGCCGATTGTTGCCAATGACTTCAAGGTTGCACTCAAAGGCATGACAGACGATATGCAGGCCCTCCTCCTCAAGCGTTGA
- a CDS encoding transporter, translating to MDLKEGWTGTVSTLVVALGLIPMAQADDSAELAKKALNPVAAMYSLPVQYNWDQKMGPTGEGMHSVTNIQPVLPFALNEDWNLISRTILPIIDQHGLAPNGAADKSGSGDITQSFFFSPTKPTESGWILGGGPALLIPTGSDELLGSEQWGLGPTAVALKQSNGWTRGILANHIWGLDGSPPDNKEKVNQTFLQPFLSYTTHTFTTYGVNTESTYNWQSREWSVPVNLTVTQLLRIGGQPLTVQAGPRYWLDSPEDGPQGWGFRAAVTLLFPR from the coding sequence ATGGATTTGAAAGAAGGATGGACGGGTACCGTGTCGACACTCGTCGTTGCGTTGGGCCTCATCCCGATGGCTCAGGCCGACGATTCGGCAGAGTTGGCGAAGAAAGCCCTCAACCCGGTCGCGGCGATGTACAGCCTGCCCGTGCAGTACAACTGGGACCAGAAGATGGGGCCGACCGGGGAGGGCATGCACAGCGTCACCAATATCCAGCCTGTACTGCCGTTTGCCTTGAACGAAGACTGGAACCTCATTTCCCGGACCATTCTGCCGATCATCGACCAGCACGGCCTTGCCCCCAATGGCGCAGCGGACAAATCCGGCAGCGGCGACATCACCCAGAGTTTTTTCTTTTCACCGACCAAGCCCACGGAAAGTGGCTGGATACTCGGCGGCGGTCCGGCGTTGTTGATACCGACCGGCAGTGACGAGTTACTCGGCAGCGAGCAATGGGGCCTCGGCCCGACGGCCGTGGCGTTGAAACAGTCCAATGGCTGGACCCGAGGCATTCTGGCCAACCATATCTGGGGCCTGGACGGCAGCCCGCCAGACAACAAGGAAAAGGTCAACCAGACCTTCCTGCAACCCTTCCTCTCGTACACCACCCATACGTTCACGACCTACGGGGTGAACACCGAGTCGACCTACAATTGGCAATCGCGCGAATGGTCGGTACCGGTCAACCTCACGGTCACTCAACTGTTGAGGATCGGCGGTCAACCGCTGACGGTGCAGGCCGGCCCGCGCTACTGGCTCGACAGCCCGGAGGACGGCCCGCAAGGCTGGGGCTTTCGCGCCGCCGTGACGCTCCTGTTTCCACGCTGA
- a CDS encoding GFA family protein gives MDRFTGGCLCGKVRLVASGRPFRVGVCHCLDCRKHHGALFHASAIFHQDAVTIEGETRDYAGRHFCPHCGSSVFSRSADEIEVNLGSLDAPDQLTPTYESWTVRREAWLPAFALTRHYERDRDSTGRFED, from the coding sequence ATGGACCGATTCACCGGCGGTTGTTTGTGCGGCAAGGTGCGCCTGGTCGCGTCGGGGCGCCCGTTCCGGGTTGGCGTTTGTCACTGTCTCGACTGCCGCAAGCATCATGGGGCGCTGTTCCACGCGTCCGCGATATTTCATCAGGATGCCGTGACGATCGAGGGCGAGACCCGTGACTACGCCGGGCGGCATTTCTGTCCGCACTGCGGTTCGTCGGTGTTTTCGCGCAGCGCAGACGAAATCGAGGTGAATCTTGGATCCCTGGATGCCCCTGACCAGTTGACGCCAACCTACGAGAGCTGGACCGTGCGGCGCGAGGCCTGGTTGCCGGCGTTTGCGCTCACCCGACATTACGAGCGCGATCGAGACAGCACGGGGCGTTTTGAGGATTAA
- a CDS encoding MAPEG family protein: MTIPMWMLLGFATWTLLLLMATVGVYRWVGILFSSVPIASFRSDRLEGEDWYRRGTRAHANCVENLPVFGVIVFVITALDINGAAVNYLSTLVLIARVCQSLVHVSHEQTNAFVAVRFTFFSVQLVCFLALIVIAFGDGI, from the coding sequence ATGACGATACCGATGTGGATGCTGCTTGGGTTTGCGACCTGGACCTTGCTGCTGTTGATGGCAACCGTCGGGGTTTATCGCTGGGTCGGGATCCTGTTCTCCAGCGTTCCGATCGCCTCTTTCCGCAGCGATCGGCTCGAAGGCGAGGATTGGTATCGGCGCGGGACCAGGGCACACGCCAACTGTGTGGAAAACCTGCCTGTCTTTGGCGTCATCGTATTCGTGATTACAGCCCTTGATATCAATGGCGCCGCAGTGAACTACTTGTCCACGCTCGTCCTGATCGCTCGCGTGTGCCAGTCATTGGTTCACGTGTCCCATGAGCAAACCAATGCGTTCGTGGCGGTTCGGTTTACTTTCTTTAGCGTTCAGCTGGTGTGTTTTCTCGCGCTTATTGTCATAGCCTTTGGTGATGGCATATGA
- a CDS encoding AraC family transcriptional regulator yields the protein MLDALSDVLRVIRLSGGVFLEAELTAPWCINGRISADDCKPFLAAPRHIIASHFVAAGRMQIQIDGGAAIEVRAGELVLLPRNDAHSFGSDLGIAPMPAREVIQPPEVGGISRIKYGGGGEATQLLCGFLGSETPFSPLLSSLPSLLKLDLRATASGTWIESSFRFAVSEIAAGRVGSTTVIAKLSELLFVEAVGQYVASLPPERRGWLAGLRDPHIGRALALLHARPTEGWTAEALALEVGMSRSVFAERFTALVGQPPMQYLTLWRMHVAAQQLREGRGNVAQIGFAVGYDSEAAFSRAFKRQFGTSPGTWRRQSARGGSCASSTWLPDQG from the coding sequence GTGTTGGATGCGCTTTCTGATGTATTGCGTGTGATTCGGCTGTCTGGAGGGGTCTTCCTCGAGGCAGAGCTCACTGCGCCCTGGTGCATCAACGGCAGAATCTCGGCGGATGATTGCAAGCCGTTCCTGGCGGCCCCTCGACACATCATTGCGTCGCACTTTGTCGCCGCGGGGCGCATGCAAATTCAAATCGACGGTGGGGCCGCCATCGAGGTAAGGGCTGGCGAACTCGTTCTGCTTCCTCGCAACGACGCCCATTCCTTTGGCAGCGACCTGGGTATTGCGCCCATGCCGGCCAGAGAAGTCATCCAGCCGCCAGAAGTCGGCGGCATTTCGAGGATCAAGTACGGCGGGGGCGGCGAGGCTACGCAGTTGTTGTGCGGATTCCTCGGTTCGGAAACCCCCTTCAGTCCGCTGCTTTCGTCGCTGCCTTCCTTATTGAAACTGGACCTGCGCGCGACGGCATCGGGCACCTGGATCGAAAGCTCCTTCCGTTTTGCTGTCAGTGAAATCGCGGCGGGCCGTGTCGGCTCGACAACGGTCATCGCCAAGCTATCGGAACTGCTGTTCGTCGAGGCCGTCGGCCAGTATGTCGCCAGCCTTCCCCCTGAGCGGCGCGGGTGGCTGGCAGGTTTGCGCGATCCACATATCGGGCGCGCACTGGCGCTACTGCATGCTCGCCCAACCGAAGGCTGGACGGCGGAAGCCCTGGCGCTTGAGGTGGGGATGTCGCGCTCGGTATTCGCCGAGCGCTTCACGGCATTGGTCGGACAGCCGCCGATGCAATACCTGACGTTGTGGCGCATGCACGTGGCGGCGCAACAGTTGCGCGAAGGTCGCGGCAATGTGGCGCAAATCGGCTTTGCCGTTGGCTACGACTCCGAAGCTGCGTTCAGTCGCGCATTCAAACGCCAGTTCGGCACATCCCCCGGCACCTGGCGCAGACAATCGGCGCGAGGGGGGAGCTGTGCCAGCTCTACATGGTTACCTGACCAGGGTTGA